In Trifolium pratense cultivar HEN17-A07 linkage group LG7, ARS_RC_1.1, whole genome shotgun sequence, a genomic segment contains:
- the LOC123896502 gene encoding uncharacterized protein LOC123896502, with the protein MLSQDCDSQPSSSYLPDLNTQPSSSYHQSHQHEASQFYSQLSSSYHQEGEEEDEDDIVNGVNVGEESENEEEYVAQAFSDVEDEDVDDHPMYNPPPHMLTLDASIDERTEVLRSMNQRLSVDEEIEVGMQFHTKADCVRAIRTYHIKQSRDYKVKQSDKERYVIQCKQPTCKFSLRASERTNGRWVIGVIKNEHTCISLGLTQDHHKLNSTMISESIASLLHKDLSIKVKTIIAHIRDKFNYTVTYRKAWIAKNKAIENMFGSWVDSYHALPQWLMTMQHYLPNVVTILETLPADTPDDVTFHRLFWSFAPLIKGFAYCKPIVQVDGTWLYGKYKGTLLLAVAQDGNDHIFPIAFAIVEGETKEAWNFFLKNLRTYVTPQQHLCVISDRHPSIKSAYDNPENGWNDPTCIHVYCIRHIAQNFMRQFKDKKLRKLVVNTGFAVNQPLHRYYRNKIAAQNTNAIGWLDNIPIAKWTQAFDEGRRWGHMTTNLAESMNNVFKGIRNEPITALVQSTFYKCVVLFQRRATESAAVLQSGQQYSEACQKRIEEAMHKANSHQVIAFDRLNQTFRVMETVNHNEGRPMGRFLLKLGESWCDCGEFQALHLPCSHVIAACSHAAQAYQVHIHDVYKAATVFCVYNNTFPGIQDQSYWPQYYGRRLCPDPAMKRCKRGRPQSTRIRTEIDDEIETLNKYTLKKNSESAARTSNIPPPKVASTVRTSNVSHHHVLHAACATRTSNDIPPFNSQPCDSETQISSHDATPHTMPSTTRTSNGTHTNTAPHIRESAARTSNVIPPFNSQPCDSETQRSSGKQTLILGLQGFLPLYAAANEIGKR; encoded by the exons ATGCTTTCACAAGATTGTGACTCACAACCATCATCCTCATACCTCCCAGATTTGAACACACAACCATCATCCTCATACCACCAGTCTCATCAACATGAAGCCTCACAATTTTACTCACAACTATCATCCTCATATCACCAAGAAGGAGAAGAGGAAGACGAAGATGACATCGTAAATGGAGTAAATGTCGGTGAGGAAAGCGAGAATGAAGAAGAATATGTTGCACAAGCATTCAGTGACGTTGAAGATGAAGACGTTGACGACCACCCCATGTATAATCCACCACCCCACATGCTTACCTTGGATGCAAGCATTGATGAACGTACCGAAGTTTTGCGATCAATGAATCAGAGACTTTCAGTAGATGAAGAGATTGAGGTGGGAATGCAATTTCATACCAAAGCAGATTGTGTGCGTGCAATAAGAACGTACCATATTAAACAATCTCGGGATTATAAGGTAAAACAGTCCGACAAAGAAAGGTATGTCATTCAATGTAAACAACCTACATGTAAATTCAGTTTGAGAGCATCTGAGAGAACAAATGGTCGTTGGGTAATTGGTGTTATAAAAAATGAGCACACATGCATATCTTTGGGTTTGACACAAGATCACCACAAACTTAATTCTACTATGATAAGTGAAAGCATTGCCTCACTCTTGCACAAAGACCTATCAATTAAAGTGAAAACTATAATTGCACACATAAGGGATAAGTTCAATTACACTGTCACGTACCGAAAGGCATGGATAGCAAAAAATAAGGCCATCGAAAACATGTTTGGGAGCTGGGTGGACTCATATCATGCTCTTCCGCAGTGGTTGATGACAATGCAACATTATCTTCCAAATGTCGTCACAATACTAGAGACCCTACCGGCAGACACTCCTGATGATGTGACCTTCCATCGTTTGTTTTGGTCTTTTGCACCACTTATTAAAGGTTTTGCATATTGTAAACCAATTGTGCAGGTTGATGGAACATGGTTATATGGGAAGTATAAAGGGACATTGTTGCTAGCTGTTGCACAAGACGGAAATGACCATATATTTCCAATCGCTTTTGCAATTGTGGAAGGTGaaacaaaggaagcttggaacttctttttaaaaaatttgagaacATATGTCACTCCACAACAACATCTTTGTGTGATTTCAGATAGGCATCCATCCATTAAAAGTGCTTATGATAATCCTGAAAATGGTTGGAATGATCCTACCTGCATACATGTGTACTGCATCAGACACATTGCCCAAAACTTCATGCGACAGTTCAAAGATAAAAAGCTTCGCAAGTTGGTTGTTAACACGG GATTTGCAGTAAATCAACCTTTGCACAGATACTACCGCAACAAAATTGCTGCGCAGAACACTAATGCAATAGGGTGGCTTGATAATATCCCCATAGCGAAGTGGACGCAAGCATTCGATGAAGGTCGTCGGTGGGGTCATATGACAACCAACCTTGCTGAGTCGATGAACAACGTGTTTAAGGGTATTCGCAATGAACCCATCACAGCTTTGGTCCAATCAACATTCTATAAGTGTGTCGTACTGTTTCAAAGAAGAGCCACTGAATCAGCAGCTGTGTTGCAATCTGGACAACAATATTCAGAAGCTTGTCAGAAACGGATTGAAGAAGCAATGCATAAAGCAAACTCACATCAAGTCATTGCTTTTGATCGACTCAATCAAACTTTCAGGGTAATGGAAACTGTCAATCACAACGAGGGTCGACCAATGGGTCGATTTCTGCTCAAGTTGGGTGAAAGCTGGTGTGATTGTGGAGAATTTCAAGCTTTACATTTGCCTTGTTCGCATGTTATTGCTGCATGCTCCCATGCTGCACAAGCTTACCAAGTTCATATACATGACGTGTACAAAGCTGCAACTGTATTTTGTGTATACAATAACACCTTCCCGGGAATTCAAGACCAATCATATTGGCCCCAATATTATGGCCGTCGACTTTGCCCCGACCCAGCAATGAAAAGATGTAAGAGAGGTCGTCCGCAAAGTACGCGCATTAGGACGGAAATAGACGACGAGATCGAAACTTTGAATAA GtatactttgaaaaaaaattctgaaTCTGCTGCTAGGACATCTAATATCCCACCTCCTAAAGTTGCATCTACTGTTAGGACATCAAATGTTTCACATCATCATGTTCTTCATGCTGCATGTGCTACTAGGACATCTAATGACATACCTCCATTTAATTCACAACCATGTGATTCTGAGACACAAATATCATCTCATGATGCAACTCCTCATACTATGCCATCAACTACTAGGACATCTAATGGCACACATACTAATACTGCACCTCATATAAGGGAATCTGCTGCTAGGACATCTAATGTCATACCTCCATTTAATTCACAACCATGTGATTCTGAGACACAACGTAGTAGCGGAAAGCAAACTTTAATACTTGGGTTACAAGG ATTTTTGCCTTTGTATGCTGCAGCTAATGAGATTGGAAAAAGATAG